The following is a genomic window from Chlorocebus sabaeus isolate Y175 chromosome 24, mChlSab1.0.hap1, whole genome shotgun sequence.
atcagaagcagatgctcaAGGGCCACCTGGTGACCTGGTAATGGTCATCCTTTAAGAAGAGGCCACTGAGACTGAAAGCAGGCCAGAGAGCTTCTGAGCAGCAGCTGCCCAGGCACCCGTGTGCCTCTCATGTTCCAGGAGCCTGACCCTGAAGCCCATGGGGCTGCATGCGGAGCAGGGAGTACCTGGGCTCATAGTTGGACACTCCTGGTGCTCAACCCTGACACCACCACAGATTAGTGCTATGGCCTTGACCTCTGCttatccatctgtaaaatggggttgcaGTAGTAGCCTCTGCCAGGATAGTTGAATGATTGAGAGTATTTTAATATCTCTAGCACAGCCCCTGACCATAGCAGGAGCTCCACGCAGAATACTGTTTCAGGCAGTGCTTGGTAACTGTGCATCCAACGCAGGCATCACTGTGTCGTGTTCATTCACTCAGGTTCCCTTCAAAAGAAACATTGATTATGGGCCAAATAGGTGTCAGTGCCAGCCCGGGAATGCAGATGCACATTCTGCCTCTGGAGAGGGCCTGGGAAGCCTGGATGTGGGCCtcctgggctggggcagggaggggcctcCTCTTCACTGTTGTGTCCAGGATCACCCCCTCCCTTGGAGCACCTCACCTCCCACCTGAAGTCTGAGCAGCAGAGAACCTTTAAAAACAGAGATGGGAAGTTCTCATCCATGAATGCAAACATTCTGGCATCCCGTGTGCAGTGGTGTGCGGCGCAGGCGGTGGGAATTAGGGTCACTCTTCTGGGGTATTTGTTCCTATCCACCGGAAGGTATACAGTGTTCATACTCATCGACTCAGAAATTGTGTGTCTGGGAGTCTGCCCTAATAAATAACAAAGTGTGTACAAGGATGCAGGTACATGCTAAAGGATGTACAAGGGTGTTGATCGGTGCATTATTTTTCATAGGAAAAGTGGAAATTGCTAAATCTCCAACTCTAGGGCAGTGGTTACATTTTGGCTTATGTTCGTGATAGAATAATATACAACTGTTAAAATGGAATTTTGATGGTCATTTTGAAACATggattaaaaaacacatttaaatgtgttttcgctcgctcgctctctctctctctcacatacacacacacacatacagaggaaAAAAGATTGGAAATAAAAACCATCAAAATGTGAGCAGTGATCATGTAGTGGGATCATGATTCTCGTTTTTTTatcctgttttgtgttttcttagtgTTCTATGCtaagcatatattatttttaaaattagaagagaAATGAAGGTATTTTACAACCCATATTGTCATGGAGGAGCCTGGCATTGGGGGAGAGGAATGGCTGGAGGGGTTGCTGTGAGTCCTAGTGAGTCACCAGCTAGCTGTTGGGTGAGTTCCTTGATGCTTTCATAGTAGCGTGGGCATGACAACGTCTGCCTCAACAGGCTGCTGTGAACACTAATTTTTTATAGATTACCATATGCACCATCAATTATAAAACCATGAAAGCAAAGCCCTGTTTTGCAGGTGCAGTAGAAGTCATAGCTTCATGTGGGGCTGTTTGGCCAGGCCACATCCCTTTTAGAGGGCACATCTACCCAAGCTCCCATGGCCCTGGAtaattgtctctctctctccttctttgcaGCTGCCCATGATGGGAGGAGCTTTCATGGACTCGCCCAACGAGGACTTCAGCACCGAGTACTCCCTGTTTAACTCCTCTGCCAATGTCCACGCAGCTGCCAACGGCCAGGGCCAGCCGGAAGATCCTCCTCGGTCCTCCAACGACGCCGTCTTGCTATGGATTGCCATCATAGCCACGCTGGGGAACATCGTGGTGGTGGGTGTGGTGTACGCCTTCACCTTCTGAGGACGGCGCACCCTCCACCACCATGGGGTGAGGCTTGGCACGTAGCTCTGATTTGCTGTTGGCCTTTGGCTGCTCTCATGTTCTAGAACCAGGAGTTTTGACCAGAGGCAGCAGCCATCCTTCTGGAATTTCCCCCCAGCAGCCCTGATTTCAAATATCCCACGTTGTGGTCAAGCTGAGTCAGAAGACATGGAAGTATGGGCCTCCCACTCCTACAGGCATGATGGGGCAAGGCCTTCAGAGGGCAGATTGGGGATCCTTGAAACTACATTCCAGGAACAGGAGACTAGATGGAACAGCTAGTTAGGTTTAAAACATAGGCACGGTTTGATGGTCGCTTGCTGGTGGTAAATAATCACTCGTGTGTCTTGTTTTTATGCAAACTTATCGAACCTAGGGTGTGGGGTGCTGGGGCAGGAGCAACCCTCAGGACTTCAGTGTTCCTGACCCAATTCTGGTTTAACATTCAGTCCCTTGGCCATCTAGTAGGGCCATTGGATGTTCCTAATTTGACTTTGAAATGGCACCTTTGTCACGAGACACCCGGTCCCTTCCAAGACCCAAGTGCATCTGGAGACCCAGGGATGGGGGGTTACTGGTAATAGGGTGGGGTTTCTGGGAGTGTTGTTAGTGGTTTTTATCTCCTGGCCggactttctcttctttttaagaagaggaggggagaggatgggAGAGGATGTCTTTAAGAGCTAGATCTGCCAGGCAGTGGACTCTTCAGGCCACCCACATGAGGATGCTCTTTCTTCTCTGAGGAATCGTGGAATTTTAAAGATGAACAAGATTCATGTCCACTGAATTATTCAATGCATGGGTCAGAGAGTGGGGTGATTTGCCTGTGGTCACCAGGCACGTTCGTGGAGGAGTCGGGAGAGGAAGATGTGTCCTTTCTGTTTCAGCTCACTGCTCTCTCTCACTGCTCAGCTCACTGCTCTCTCTGCCCCAACTAAGCACTTCCCTGAGGAGGTTGCTGAGAAGCTGCCCTGGGGAGAATGTCCAGGCATCTTGAAGGTGGATGCCAGATTGGCAGGCTGCTCAGTCACCCGTCCTTTACACTCAGTGTGGATACCGTGCATTCTCCTGCAGCGTGAAAGTGCTTCTGCCCAAGCCACTTCCTTAAATTCTCAAAAATCAGCATCTGGGGTCCTGGCAAACAAGGAAGCTTCCaagtaaaaaccagaaagaagggcagacttttctttcttccttaggaAATCTTATTGCACAGGACCGACCCCCAACCCCACACCTTCCCAAGGCAGCCTCCCTGTGCAGATAGAGTGGCAAAGGTCCCAGAAGGGGGCTCACCTCTAGGCCCAGAGAGGCTTTCTCCTCACTTTGtacactgcaaaaaaaaaaaaagaagaagaaaaattgtgtCAATAACACCCTCTGTGGTAGAGAAACTTAAAAAGCTGGTTAGGAAGCTCGTGTGTAGGTTTAGGGACAATTACAAGAAAGCTGAACTTTTCACTCTGGTCTCAGGAGAAATGAGCGTTCTTGACGACAGGCAAAGGGACATCTTAGGTGTCCAGAAGCAGCACTCTTCCCTGGAAGCAGCCATGGTAATAGGATTCCTAGCTTGGCTCCAGACAGTGCCTGCTCATGGCTACCAGTTCTTACTGATCACATCCGTCACTGCTGCCGTATATCATCTGCCAGTGCGTCAGCTTAAGGGGAGGTCACGAGTGCAAAGAACCTGACTTTGGCATTAAGGGAGAAGGGACACGGACCACCTGCCTGGAATTCCTGGAATCACTGACAGGGtggaggctgggctggggagtTAGCTGCGGTGTGCGTGGGTGGCTGTGTCTCCAGCAAGTCTCTCTCCATCAAACCCCAGGTCTGCTCCATAAGCAAGATCTTTAACAGATGGATGTCTCCATGAGAAAACCCAAGGCGAGAAGCCCAGAGCCAAGGCGGGGTTGCGTGATGTCCTCATGGAGTCACTCTGCCCCACATGCTCAGATCTTCCCTTCTGGCCCCACATCCCCAGGAGGGCCTGACCCCTGTAAAGATGCAGGAGGCAACTCCCTGGCTTCCAAATGGCCCATGGAGATGGCAGTCGAGAGAGGAGGTTCTGTGTCTGCTGTGGCAACGGGAGGAGAAGGCAGGAGAAAAGGATGGCTTCTAGCCCTGAAGAGGACTCCAGCATCCCAGGAACTGGGCGCTTCTGGCTGCAGGAGTTTTCCCTATGGAGGCCCCTCAGCCTCCAGCCCTTAACATAAATGTCAGTTAAATTCAGTTTTCAAGCCTCTCTCGCTTTTCATTATCAGAGCGGTAGATGGTCCAGGGCATTGGAGACCTCAACCACTCTGCATTGCAGATTTCAGTGACTTCCTTGGGGTTGCTCCATCTTGGTCTCCTATGGTTTCTTTATCAGCTTTTTTTTACCACCATCTCTCAAACAACAATGAAGATAGATGTGCCCATTAGTGTCTGATTAAGGAGCAAAGGATGGATTTCCGGCCAGAGCGAGCTGCactctccctcctgcctcagcaggggTCCGTCTTAGCAGTTCGGAAAGGGGAGAAAGATGCCGGTCCTCACTGCTTGAATTATGTGTCCAGGTGCCGCTAGACTTGCATGCACACTAACTCCTTACAATCACCACACGGCATCATCGCCCCAGTGCACAG
Proteins encoded in this region:
- the C24H14orf132 gene encoding uncharacterized protein C14orf132 homolog isoform X1, which translates into the protein MDLSFMAAQLPMMGGAFMDSPNEDFSTEYSLFNSSANVHAAANGQGQPEDPPRSSNDAVLLWIAIIATLGNIVVVGVVYAFTF
- the C24H14orf132 gene encoding uncharacterized protein C14orf132 homolog isoform X2, giving the protein MMGGAFMDSPNEDFSTEYSLFNSSANVHAAANGQGQPEDPPRSSNDAVLLWIAIIATLGNIVVVGVVYAFTF
- the C24H14orf132 gene encoding uncharacterized protein C14orf132 homolog isoform X3, which gives rise to MPQNVSNIHTYSTGQVSLGNNSEKAKSCMDQPNSFPSCHCRLEFFQLPMMGGAFMDSPNEDFSTEYSLFNSSANVHAAANGQGQPEDPPRSSNDAVLLWIAIIATLGNIVVVGVVYAFTF